In Thermocrinis jamiesonii, the genomic stretch ATCAAAGCTTTGGTCTTTATGTGCAAAAGTTTAATCAAAGCACCACGGAGTATGAGTTTAAAAAGGTTGTTGAAGTGCGAGGGCAAGAACTCAAAGAATACGCATACAACAGACAGAAAGGCTTTGTTATCTACAGAGTGATTAAAGATGAAGGAGTGTATGCCTTTGCTGTGCCAGAAAACTTAGAAAAGTCTGCCTTGATAACTCTATACACTATCCGAAAAAACAGGGAGGGATTTAGACTGGTTTATGATAACTTCCCTTATGCGGTGGTGTATGAGATTACCTCATATAAACCGCCTCTATCCTTGCCTTAGAGCCCTGCGGACCTTCCGCTTCAGAGACTATAAAGTATATGTATCCTCTGCCACTTGATGAAGGTCTTGAATATGCTACACCAGCTATCTGTTCTCCCGGAGGTGGAGAGTATCCACTAAAACACACAGTAATTTGATTTATATATCTTCTTTCATGCTCTTCAGATAGCCTATAATCAATGCTCATTTGACAACAATTGTTAGCATCAGTTGGGCTATTATCTGGACAGTAGCCGTTGATCATCGTGTTAAAAACTCCGCTTTTTATCTGAGATAATACGTAGTTTATCCCACCAACAGCCGCCTCTCTAGTGGAGGTGTAAATCTTAACCCTTTCAGCTGTGCCAAAAGTTCTCAGCAGTATGTAGTAAAGCCCAGCAATAGCCACAGCTACCAGTATGCCCGTCACTAAAGCAGAAACAAGGGCTACGCCCTTTACCTTATGTTGTTTAGTGGAATGTCTTCCTCTATAAGTTTCCATCTATATTCCCTCCATTCAGACTCTACCGAAATATTTCCACACCTTTCAAAGGTGTTAGGTGGGTCCATAAGCACCCCTGTTCTACCACCAACCTGAACCAGCATACATATCCTCAGAGCAACTAAGTCGCTAAGATTTGGTGGTGGATTTTCAGTGTAATTGCTTCCGTCAAAGTATCTCACACGAAAAACCGCTACACAGCTTGCCACCGGTTGAGGAACATCACCATAAAGTTCTCTATTTAGGTTAAAAGTCCTTGGCGCACACTCTCTTGGCAGGTTTGTATTGGTCAAGTAGTACCTTACTGCAAAATCTTTTAGTTGTCTGCCATTTGTAGGAAAGACTAAGGTGTTAGGTGGGATGCTTTCATTACAATCCACAAGATTTTTGTTAGTCATATCCAAACATATGCGATGGGATGGTGGGTTAGGGGGACAATTCTCAAGCGTCCAGCGGAGGCTAACAGTTAATTTCCTACCAATGTTATCCACTATCCACCAGCAACCAGAATCTTCAAACTCTCTTACGGAAAGGCTTAAAAAGTAAAGTTCATCCCCGTTGGGACATTGTGCAATACCTACTGTTGAGTTAGAACCTGCAAAAGCATCCAAAGAACTGCAAGTGGGAGAATCCCAAAAACGCAAACTTGATGCTGGCACCCCAAAGCCTATGGATGCTATATCTTTTCTTAAGCTATAAAGTAAAACCTCTATGTCCTGCTCATTTTTGGCAACGAGCGACTGAGTTATAGCCTGCTGAACTATGGTCCTGTAAGCAAAGAATATACCGCCCGCCAAGATAGAAGTAATAGCTATAACTACCAAAACCTCAATTAGAGTTATACCCTTTCTCATGGCAAGCTCCTAATAACAGTGCTGTGAATGCTCTTGTAGTTGCCGTTAGTGTCAAAATACCAGACTATCAAACCAACAGCCCTGCCTATTTCTATGTTAGCACCTTCTCTTTGCAAACTTGCCAAAGTGCTTGCAGTGTAAATAAATCTTCCTTTAAACCTCTCCCCACATTTAAGATTTGGGGTAGTGGGATTTCCGTCTCTATAACAGCATCCACAGTAATCTACATTGCAGTCGCATGGCACTATCCTAAGCCAACTTGCTGTGCTGTTTGCGTTATTTCTAAAAGCCTGATTGTTGCCGTTGTATGGATCGTAAAAGTCTGGGATCCCGTCTCCGTCTGCATCCACATCCTCAAAGGTGCAGTTGCCCCCGATGCATCTGGAAAGATCCCAGTTGTTTGGATAGCTGTAGCCTGTGGAGCAAAGAAAAGGGTTAGGATGATTTGAATCGCAGGATGCAGTAGGTGAAAAGCTTGTAGTTCTTATATAGTTGGCGAAGGCTGTGGATATTTCGCTTGCCCTGTCTTTTAGTTGGTTTCTAATCTGCAGTTCCGTATAAAGCAAAATCCCCCTCAAAAATCCCACCATCACTATAAAGAGTATTATTGCAGCCACCAAAAGCTCTATAAGAGTAAAGCCTTTTCTATTCATACCTTATCCTCCCAAATCTATTTACTATTACTCTCCTAACACCATAGCCATTCTCAATGATAACACTGCCCATTCCCAAGAGACAGTTTTCATTCAAAGGATAACCCCTCCTGTCAAAGACTACGTAGTAGCTGTTATTTACTTTTACACCTGGCGGAAGGCTTTTATCGATTATATTTATTGGTGATACGTCCCGACAGCCACTTTGAATGGAGAATATCCTGTATTGGCTTTGATTGGCAAAGAACCTTATTCCCCATGTTGCATTAGAAGACATAGACCTAAACTGAACCTCTTTTAGGTCATTGACTACTTGAGTAGTAGCTGAGTATAGCCTTTCCCTCAGAACCATGTTTCTTAGCCCCATAAAGGCCACACTACCTAAGATAGCAATTATCACAATAACCACCAAAAGCTCAAATACGCTAAAACCTCTTACTTTTCTATCCATAGCAAGAACCTTTCCCTAGATTCTATAGTAGGTTGCTGGCTAAATCTCAAAATTACACCCGTTCCTATTTGAACAAACTTCTCACTTCCCTCTTTAGTAGAAGATTGCAAAGCTTGGAATGGATTACCTAAAGGTGGCATACCAGAACTCACCTGCATCTTTGATTTAATGCTTACAGTTTGACCTATGGCAATAGTGCCAATTACCGCTTCAGGAGAAAGCACAGAAGGTCTTGGATAAGGTCTGCCGGTCTTGTAATAAACCACAATCAAATTGGAAGAGCCACCAAACTCGCATATATCCTGAGGTGGCACAAAGGTTAGCGCATCCACTATGCCACCAAGCACTAAAGGTTGGGAATATATGCCTTCGTTGGTGAGCTCGTGATACCAACCTCTTACCGGTTCAGCGTGAGCAATGGTTGTAGTTGTGTTATAAACCACATCCCGCATACCACACCCTGCACTATCACACATACACATCTGTTTTATTTCGGACACCACTACATCTGTAGTGCTATTAGTAACATTTTCCATGTCATTTTTGCGGTAAGTAACACAGGAGGAACCGTTCCAATTATCGTCCTTAAAACCTATGAAGTAATTTTTGTAAGGTATTGTTTTGTCATTTTGGCTCAAGTATCTTCCAGTTCCGAAAAAGACCCATAGCTTGTTGTTTTCATCCTTTGTAAAGTTTGCTGCACCAAAAACTGGGGGTGAGTGTCCAGCGGTTTTAAAGCTTTCAAGATCAACTACGTTGCATATATCATTACTTCTTAGACTACTTACCGTTTTGTAGTTGTTTCCAGACCTGAGGCTAAGCCTGTAGAAGTTGCCCCAATATTTGCCACTGTTGTCTTTACCGTAAGCTCCAAAGTAGATAACATCATCCTGATAGTCGCTATCCACATCTACTACCGTTATATCACCTACCGCAGCTGACACGTTGTTGGGAATTGGAATATCTATGGTTTTAACTATGTCGCCGGTTCTTAAGTTTATGAAATAAAGCTTGGGAGAATTTGTGAAGCTTTCTCCAGCTGGGTCCTTTGGACCTGAGCCTATTACCACATACCACTCACCGTTTTTATTTCTGTCTCCAAGACGAACTACAGCAGGATGGGACGTGGTGAGGGTTTTGTCAGGCAAAGAAACTTCCCACAGCAGTTGGGGATTACTCAAATTTGTAATATTAAGGGCAAACACGGAGGAAGAGTAATTGCCAAGCTCTTTACCACCAAACCCCATAGTTCCCACAAGAACTGTTCTCCAGCTATTTACATCCTTAGGCGAATTTTCAGGACCACCAATGGACGCATCAAAGACGTAAGTTCTATAATCTACAGTGGGAACTCTGCAGTATTCAGGATGTCCTTGCCACACCAAGTAAGGAAGGGCATTTTTTGGAATAAAAGCCCATTCTTCCCTTCCTATTAGATCTGTTAAGTCGTTGTCAGGAGCATTGACTAATTTCACTGGCGTGTCTGGATCTCCAGTTTCCTTCACATACCCTACCCTAAAGGCATGAAGCATGCCATCGTTCGCACCAACAAATAGAAGAGAAGGCCTGTTTTTGTATTGAGCGGTGCGTATGTAATCTAAATAGGTTCTGTCTCCATATCTTAGATGGTAGATGTTTAGAGGATCCGAGCCGGCTACAGATGGAGTGCTGGCGTATATGTCTCCTAGTTTCCACGTTGCATCACCCGAAGAGCTATAGCCTGGACAGATGCTTGAAAAGGTAGTTGTGTCAAACTCTCTGACCCTTCTAACGTAGCTCAAGCTCCCGCATGTTGTATCATTGCTCAAATTCTCGCCCCTTATGTATCTTATGATGCAGTCCGCTTTTGTCTGGTCAATGGTATTATCAACTGCTTGGAAGGCATCCCTTATGTCAGTTTCTCCAGTTTGGAAGGGGTGAAGAGTACCGTTTTTGTTGTATAAGATTATTCTATCCTGCTGTCTTGTGAGAGCAAGCTGGCAAGAACTTTCAAAGACAGGCCTAACTTGGTTAAAGTCTATAACACTCTCTCTGGTGCAAGAACTGGATACATCCGATCCTTGAAGTATGGCGACTTTTGTTTCGTTGCTGGAAGCATCAAAAAAGAACTGAAATATTTTGTCAAAGACTACACCCACAAGGTTCAGGATTTTGTCTGCCGTGGTATCCTCCCTTAAGTTTTGCTTTGTATCCACCCAAAAAGAGCGCAAAAAGCCTATCCAGGATATTTCCTTTCCGTCGGCGGTTGTGTATTTGGGATAGAAGTAGGGTTGGACTATTACAGAAGAAACCGAAGCTCTGGAGGTTAAAGTGGCAACGGTGGCACCAGCGGAAGCTTTGCGGAGGATGTCTGAAAAAACTTTTGTTAAAGATTCTTCCATTTTGATTGGATTAGCTACAAAGAAATAAGTATCAGGTACTTCGTCCCCGTCTTTATCCCATTCACTTTGTAAATCTGGAATACCATTTCCATTCATATCATCAAATCCACCCCACTTTGCGGCATACCATAGTGGGTCTTTGAGCTGTCCAGCAGTAGTTCCAGAAACCATAAAGGTTCTACTCCAAGTTAAAGGCATGTTGGCAATGACGGAAGGTGTATCACCATCAGCGCTGTTAGGAACATCTCTGTCTTTCACAACAAGCCATTGTCCATCTTCCGTTGTCCCACTTATGAAGAACCCCAAGACTTGGTCAATACATCCAGCAGCATACTCAGAGGTTAATCTGACTTCAATTTGATTACTTCCGATTGGTCTGATTTCATACAAGACCACCGCATCCATGTCGTGGTCTGCGCCTTGTTCCACATCCTCAAAGTTTATCCTAAACTTAGCATAAGTTAAATTTCCGCTTGAATCGTAATCAACCTGTTCTACATAAAAATCAACTATTTGATTCGTAGGACAAAACGCATTTGAGCTGCATCCACTGATAGTTAAATTTCCATGTCCATCCCTGCTTACAGTGCATTTTTGAAAGCAATTATTGTAGACACCTAAGCATCCACTTACACTTTTTGCAAGTGGAGCAATCCTTACCACTTTATCACCCACCTTAATGGCTATATCTGGTATCGGAGATGATAAAACCACAGAGTAAGTTTTTAAGTTTGGTGGTTGTCGTCCAGAAAAGTTATCTCTAAATCTCGTGTTTGCATAGTAGGCTATACTGGCAGAATAGTAGCTTCCCTGTTTTGTAGGTTCCTCTGGACAAAGCCCTCTTATGTTAGAAAGACTGGATACAGACTTAGAAGAACATATGAAATCATAGAAAGAACCACTTTGCCCAATAAAGTAGTTGCCAGTTATTCCTTCAAAAGTGCTGATGGTGTTTGCAAGATTTGAAACATTTAATCCAACCAAGTCCCCACTTGAACCACCAAAAGCTGACCCAGGAAGCTTGTCTGAATCATAGCTTGGATAAGGATCACTGAAGACTATCATAAACGGTTTTGAACATATCGGAAATAGTTCATAAGGCATGTAATATCTTGAACCACTTCTTATCCCCCAATCTGGTTTAGGCAAGTTCAGCCCGCTATCTTGACTTCCAGAATAGGTAAAATCAGATGTTGGAGAGCTCTTACCTGCAAGGTATCTTACAGCTTCATACATCATCTCTGCAATAGGATTGCCCCACATTCTACATTGTCCTTCTGATAATGGAGCGTTCGTAATCCAACCACAGGATCCTCCAGATGGATCTTGATAAGAGTAATCAGAATATCTAAAACCTACCACAGTCATCCTATCTAAGGTTAGAATTATGTTCCCAGGAACATTTTCTGAAGTTTGAAATATACCAGTATTTGGATTTAATTCATCCTGAAT encodes the following:
- a CDS encoding type II secretion system protein, producing the protein MRKGITLIEVLVVIAITSILAGGIFFAYRTIVQQAITQSLVAKNEQDIEVLLYSLRKDIASIGFGVPASSLRFWDSPTCSSLDAFAGSNSTVGIAQCPNGDELYFLSLSVREFEDSGCWWIVDNIGRKLTVSLRWTLENCPPNPPSHRICLDMTNKNLVDCNESIPPNTLVFPTNGRQLKDFAVRYYLTNTNLPRECAPRTFNLNRELYGDVPQPVASCVAVFRVRYFDGSNYTENPPPNLSDLVALRICMLVQVGGRTGVLMDPPNTFERCGNISVESEWREYRWKLIEEDIPLNNIR
- a CDS encoding type II secretion system protein; translation: MNRKGFTLIELLVAAIILFIVMVGFLRGILLYTELQIRNQLKDRASEISTAFANYIRTTSFSPTASCDSNHPNPFLCSTGYSYPNNWDLSRCIGGNCTFEDVDADGDGIPDFYDPYNGNNQAFRNNANSTASWLRIVPCDCNVDYCGCCYRDGNPTTPNLKCGERFKGRFIYTASTLASLQREGANIEIGRAVGLIVWYFDTNGNYKSIHSTVIRSLP
- a CDS encoding pilus assembly FimT family protein is translated as MDRKVRGFSVFELLVVIVIIAILGSVAFMGLRNMVLRERLYSATTQVVNDLKEVQFRSMSSNATWGIRFFANQSQYRIFSIQSGCRDVSPINIIDKSLPPGVKVNNSYYVVFDRRGYPLNENCLLGMGSVIIENGYGVRRVIVNRFGRIRYE
- a CDS encoding pilus assembly protein, with the translated sequence MRRILLLCLVVLISFSTQKSYSASMSDYCYIPPTVGTSVPPIVMLVMSRDHKLYYEAYNDASDLDGDGRLDVGYKHSIDYYGYFDPYKCYRYQGSGANAKFVPTRRTNNKYCGGANEWSGNFLNWLTMARIDVLRKVLYGGYRSTDSSSETILEATYIPQDAHSWGKEYAGSDTRLLTPFDPPSPGRRHLFCITSTSVGDTRKIRVALNDGHRIWEWASSERAVCSGPGTPSRWRRGPVGTRNDIQDYYIRVKVCDPSVGLEENCKRYPGGTYKPIGLLQKYGEYEDGGKWCSKSLKPCNTDSDCDTSTEGLCIDRAKMYFGLLTGSYTKNLSGGVLRKNIWTIQDELNPNTGIFQTSENVPGNIILTLDRMTVVGFRYSDYSYQDPSGGSCGWITNAPLSEGQCRMWGNPIAEMMYEAVRYLAGKSSPTSDFTYSGSQDSGLNLPKPDWGIRSGSRYYMPYELFPICSKPFMIVFSDPYPSYDSDKLPGSAFGGSSGDLVGLNVSNLANTISTFEGITGNYFIGQSGSFYDFICSSKSVSSLSNIRGLCPEEPTKQGSYYSASIAYYANTRFRDNFSGRQPPNLKTYSVVLSSPIPDIAIKVGDKVVRIAPLAKSVSGCLGVYNNCFQKCTVSRDGHGNLTISGCSSNAFCPTNQIVDFYVEQVDYDSSGNLTYAKFRINFEDVEQGADHDMDAVVLYEIRPIGSNQIEVRLTSEYAAGCIDQVLGFFISGTTEDGQWLVVKDRDVPNSADGDTPSVIANMPLTWSRTFMVSGTTAGQLKDPLWYAAKWGGFDDMNGNGIPDLQSEWDKDGDEVPDTYFFVANPIKMEESLTKVFSDILRKASAGATVATLTSRASVSSVIVQPYFYPKYTTADGKEISWIGFLRSFWVDTKQNLREDTTADKILNLVGVVFDKIFQFFFDASSNETKVAILQGSDVSSSCTRESVIDFNQVRPVFESSCQLALTRQQDRIILYNKNGTLHPFQTGETDIRDAFQAVDNTIDQTKADCIIRYIRGENLSNDTTCGSLSYVRRVREFDTTTFSSICPGYSSSGDATWKLGDIYASTPSVAGSDPLNIYHLRYGDRTYLDYIRTAQYKNRPSLLFVGANDGMLHAFRVGYVKETGDPDTPVKLVNAPDNDLTDLIGREEWAFIPKNALPYLVWQGHPEYCRVPTVDYRTYVFDASIGGPENSPKDVNSWRTVLVGTMGFGGKELGNYSSSVFALNITNLSNPQLLWEVSLPDKTLTTSHPAVVRLGDRNKNGEWYVVIGSGPKDPAGESFTNSPKLYFINLRTGDIVKTIDIPIPNNVSAAVGDITVVDVDSDYQDDVIYFGAYGKDNSGKYWGNFYRLSLRSGNNYKTVSSLRSNDICNVVDLESFKTAGHSPPVFGAANFTKDENNKLWVFFGTGRYLSQNDKTIPYKNYFIGFKDDNWNGSSCVTYRKNDMENVTNSTTDVVVSEIKQMCMCDSAGCGMRDVVYNTTTTIAHAEPVRGWYHELTNEGIYSQPLVLGGIVDALTFVPPQDICEFGGSSNLIVVYYKTGRPYPRPSVLSPEAVIGTIAIGQTVSIKSKMQVSSGMPPLGNPFQALQSSTKEGSEKFVQIGTGVILRFSQQPTIESRERFLLWIEK